From the Sphingomonas mesophila genome, one window contains:
- the pgl gene encoding 6-phosphogluconolactonase translates to MIEAEWWDYDDLEEMAAAVAGDIGFIIDSALDARGEALIAVPGGKTPLPIYAALAAGKRDWKKVTIIPTDERLVPMTDELSNIRAIAKAFLPAGARVFPIGSDIADYKLAGNSANAKLAELKFPLDLAWLGVGGDGHVASIFPGPDLEDALNAPNGRHAVGVMPDPLPAEAPVPRITLTRSAILSARTVLITITGEDKKALLEQAIAEGHSSKLPIGRVLAETEQPIDIHWAA, encoded by the coding sequence ATGATCGAAGCCGAATGGTGGGACTATGACGACCTCGAGGAGATGGCCGCGGCGGTCGCCGGCGACATCGGCTTCATCATCGACAGCGCGCTCGACGCGCGCGGCGAAGCGCTGATCGCAGTCCCCGGGGGCAAGACCCCGCTGCCGATCTACGCGGCTCTCGCCGCCGGCAAGCGTGATTGGAAGAAGGTCACCATCATCCCCACCGACGAGCGGCTGGTGCCGATGACCGACGAGCTGAGCAACATTCGCGCCATCGCCAAGGCGTTCCTTCCGGCCGGCGCGCGGGTATTTCCGATCGGCAGCGACATCGCCGACTACAAGCTCGCCGGCAACAGTGCCAACGCCAAGCTGGCCGAGCTCAAATTCCCGCTCGATCTGGCTTGGCTCGGGGTCGGCGGCGACGGTCACGTCGCCTCGATCTTCCCCGGTCCCGATCTCGAGGACGCGCTGAACGCCCCCAACGGCCGCCACGCGGTTGGCGTCATGCCCGATCCGCTCCCGGCCGAAGCGCCGGTCCCGCGCATCACGCTCACCCGTTCGGCGATCCTCTCGGCCCGGACCGTGCTCATCACCATCACCGGCGAAGACAAGAAGGCGCTGCTCGAACAGGCCATCGCCGAGGGCCATTCCTCGAAGCTACCGATCGGTCGGGTCCTCGCCGAGACCGAACAGCCGATCGATATTCACTGGGCGGCGTAA
- a CDS encoding energy transducer TonB, which produces MYRPSLKPRDRFASLALVGALHAGLILALLNLSGAVDIVSRQDLTQLIDIADPPEQQVVEVKPAAREEGEASPPNIESKATPVVDLKPKIVLPTPNPLPVSPTPKEGTQTTQGAAPVPGPGTGAGGVGTGTGAGGSGSGPGGGGEDGIAAVRARLATPPLRGRDFPRQLLASWPRGADIFTRLRVDENGVVIECDVMRGTGYPGLDAEVCAIVRQRVRFTPAVNRRGQRVADWFGYRQEAPR; this is translated from the coding sequence ATGTATCGACCTTCGCTCAAGCCGCGCGACCGGTTCGCCAGCCTGGCGCTGGTCGGCGCGCTGCACGCCGGGCTGATCCTTGCTCTGCTGAATCTGAGCGGCGCGGTCGACATCGTCAGCCGACAGGATCTCACCCAGCTGATCGACATCGCCGACCCGCCCGAGCAGCAGGTCGTCGAGGTCAAGCCCGCCGCGCGCGAGGAAGGGGAGGCATCGCCGCCCAATATCGAGAGCAAGGCTACGCCGGTGGTCGACCTCAAGCCGAAGATCGTCCTTCCGACGCCCAACCCCCTGCCGGTCTCGCCGACGCCAAAGGAAGGCACGCAGACCACCCAAGGCGCTGCGCCAGTGCCCGGACCGGGAACCGGCGCGGGCGGCGTTGGGACCGGCACCGGGGCTGGGGGCTCGGGCAGTGGCCCAGGGGGCGGCGGCGAAGACGGCATCGCCGCCGTCCGCGCTCGTCTGGCCACTCCACCATTACGCGGGCGCGATTTCCCCCGTCAATTGCTCGCCTCGTGGCCGCGCGGCGCGGATATCTTCACTCGCCTTCGTGTTGACGAAAACGGCGTGGTGATCGAGTGCGATGTCATGCGCGGTACGGGGTATCCCGGCCTCGATGCAGAAGTCTGCGCGATCGTCCGCCAGCGTGTGCGCTTCACGCCGGCGGTCAACCGGCGCGGACAGCGGGTTGCGGATTGGTTCGGCTATCGGCAAGAGGCCCCCCGCTAA